The Sphaerochaeta globosa str. Buddy region CTTGGATTACCTCTTCACTCAAATCGGCAAACGGGGTATCCAAGGTAAAACCAAAATGCTTGGCAAGGGCCTCGAATTGGGAACGAGACCATTGGGCATCAGGGTTCATGGTTGCAATGGCTCCCTGGTTGAAACTTTTCGAGTAATCGGGAATCACCATATCCGGATCGAACTCAGTCTTCACACCCAGTCCATTGCACTCGGGACAGGCTCCAAAGGGATTGTTGAAACTGAACAACCGGGGTTCCAGTTCCGGAATCGTGATCCCACAGTGGGCACAACTATTGCGTTCACTGTAAATCTCCTCATGCTCCTCATCGTGTTCACCGAGAAAGGTGATTTTTACCAACCCTTGCGTCATCTCGATACACGTTTCAATGCTGGAGACCAGACGAGTACGTACCTCATTCTTGAGAATAAGTCGGTCAACCACAACATCGATGGAATGCTTGTGCTGCTTGTCGAGCTTGATCGGATCTTCAAGATTGAGCATTTGTCCATCAACCTTCACGCGAGCAAACCCTGAAGTCTTGGCATCTTCGAATACTTTCTTGAACTCCCCTTTCTTGCCGATGGCAACCGGGGCGCTGACAATGATTCTCGTCCCATCCTGAGCCTTGAAAATTGCATCGATGATTTGGTCTATGCTCATTTCCGTGATTTGACGACCACACACATGACAGTGAGGTTCTCCAACCCGTGCCCATAAGAGACGAAAGTAATCGTATATTTCTGTTACCGTACCCACCGTCGATCGAGGATTGCGATGTGTCGATTTTTGTTCAATTGCAATGGCTGGACTCAGCCCTTCCATGTAATCAACATCGGGCTTATCCATTTTGTCCAGAAACATACGGGCATACGAACTCAAACTCTCGACATACCGTCGTTGACCTTCAGCAAAAATGGTATCGAAGGCAAGAGAACTCTTGCCGCTTCCCGAAATACCGCTGATTACAATCAGCTGGTCTTTCGTCAATTCCAGATCGATATTCTTGAGATTGTGTTCTCTTGCACCCTTGATAATCAATTTATTCAGCATGTTCAATAGCTTCCAACAATGCAGCTTTTGCTTGTTGCTGCGTTACTTTCTTTACCAACGTACCTTTCTCATAGAGAAAAATACTATTCCCAATTCCTGTGATAGCCAAATCAGCAGATTTAGCTTCTCCAGGGCCGTTTACCTGACAGCCCATGATGGCTACCGTCAAATCCTTGTCTATGGTCAACAATTCCGATTCAATCGACTGCAAAAAACCTTGTGAATCGAAACTATGCCGTCCACAACGCGGACAGCTAACAATCCGGATGCCTTTCTTTCGTAGACCCAGCGTCCTGAGCAACTCCGCACCGGCCTGTACTTCCGTCTCAATATCCCCGGTTATGCTGATGCGGATGGTATTGCCGATGCCTTCATTGAGCAACTGCCCCAAAGCCCAGGTTGAACGGGTGATGGCGCTGACCACCGAACCCGCCTCGGTTACCCCAAGGTGCAATGGATACTCGCTTTGTGCAGCAAACAAGCGATTGGCCTCCATGGTAACATCCCCATCGCTCGCTTTGAGAGACACTACCGTATTGGTAAAATTCATCTGCTCGAACCAGGAAAGGTACGTCAGGGCTGTATTGCACATCAATTGGGGAACCGGATCATTACCTTTTGGAAGAGAGCCGCTGTTCAAACCGATTCGAATGGCAACATTATGATCCTTTGCACTCTTCACGACCTCGTCGACCTTCCATCTTGCACCAATATTACCTGGATTTATACGGATTTTTTGACATCCGCAGGTAATTGCATCCAAGGCAAGTGCATAATCAAAATGAATATCCGCAACCACGGGGATGGGGCTGCGTTTGCAAATATAGGAAAATGATTCATGATCGTCTGGAGAGGGATAGGAAAACCGAATGATATCACATCCCATTGCATTCAATTTCCCAATACGCCTCAACAGTTCATCCAAGGCTTCGATATCCTTGGGAAGAGCGCTATCATACATCGTTTGAATGAGTATAGGAAAACCTCTGCCGAGGACTTTTCCCCCTATCATTACTTGATGGTCACCTGTCATTGTGTATCTCCTCGTCTATCGTACACAAACACTTTACATTTGTAAAGCATTGTATGAGGGCTCCAGCAGGATTATGATCCTTTTTACCCGCGACAAACTATTTTCTTTCGCTATTCCAAGCGCATACGGTTCATGGGGCATAAAAGCTGTAAACATGCCTTCTTTTGCGGTAACAACGGTTTGTATCGGGCTGTCCTCAACGGTAATCCAACCTCCGTCATCCTTTGGTGCGCCTTTTGATCGCTCTGCATACGTCAAAGCGAATAATTCACTACCCTCAAGCATAATCACCAAGGTTGTAGCCCAGTCATGAGCCTTGAAAACTCCCGAAAAGGAGGAGGGAACATACTCGGCAACCTCAAAGGAGAGCCTACCAATTTGATAGGTGCCTACCTCGTATGGTGTTGCAAGAACCTCATTAATCTGGTCAATGTGCTCCAAAATGGGTGCATAGTACATAAGATTTGCAAGTTTGTCGTGAATCATGGCTACCTCACCTGAAAAGTAGGATATACCGAATAGAAATCTCTTACAAGAAGAGGAAAACCAGCTTTGAATACCTATCCACAACTACCCTTCTTGCCAACCTGATGATGGTATCGTACAGTGTTCTCATGCAGTATGAAACAACCTATCAAAGCCCACTTGGCCCATTGCATCTCAGATGTAATGGAACGCATATAACAGAACTATCCTTTTCTACCAAGAACGAAAACCTACCCAAGGAACATACAGTACTCGATGAAGCATGCCTGCAGCTGAACGAGTATTTTCAAGGGAACAGGAAAGTTTTTGAGCTTCCTTTACTCATAGAAGGAACCCCGTTTCAGAAACAGGTGTACGATGCATTGCTGAGTATACCCTACGGCCAAACTACAAGCTATGAAGCAATTGCATGTAAAATCGGTAATCCCAAAGCCTGCCGGGCCGTCGGTATGGCAAATAACCGCAACAGAATTGCCTTGCTGGTACCCTGCCATCGGGTAGTTGGCAAGAATGGTTCCTTGGTTGGGTATGCAGGGGGGTTGGATAAAAAAGAGTGGCTGCTTGCATTTGAACGAAATAATTGTTGAAACAAAATGAGAGCACCCCCGAAAGGGCGCTCATCTATGATGAAACGTTGCTTGGTAAGCTGCTTATTGCAGAGCGAGCAGACTGAAGACCAAGGTAAAGAGTGCCACGGTCTCAACAATACCGATTACGATGAAGTAGTTTGCAGTTCCCTTACCTGTTTCAGCGAGAGCATCACATGCATTGGCTGAGACCTTACCCTGCATCCAAGCAGAAAGGCCGATAGCAAGACCACCAAAAACGCCTACACCGAGAGCAAGAGTAGAAGCAGCACCTGCAGCAATGGCTGCTGAGATGAAGTTCATCAACAAGAAGCCATAGATGGTCTGGGTCAGCGGAGCACCAGCGAACGCAACCATGATGAAGGGAGCGGGTTTACCATTGGCATAGCACTTCTTCCAACCACCAACAGCTGCCTGTGCAGCAGCACCTGCGCCGAGACCGGATCCAAGAGCAGAAAGAGCCAAGGCACAAGCCATTCCGATAAATTCCAAATTTGCCATGATTTTCTCCTTAGTTGTTACCAAACAACGATCAGTTTTCTTCCACCGTTTGTGCAAACGGTTCATATGCGATCCCGGTCCACTCCATTCCAAGCTGACCGGAGAACTCCAAGAGATTCAGACGTACACCATGTACGACTACACTGAGCAAACCCATAACCAAGTTCAAAGAGTGCCCGATGACCAGTATCAGGACCCCTGCGATGAAAGCCCACCCATCGAGCATGCCGCTGGCCATGCTATTGAAGCTTTGTGCAATGGCAACCGAGGCCATTCCGACTGCAAACAATCTGATATAACTCATAATGTTTGAGAATGCACTGATGGTGTTGAGGAAGGTAGTGAAAAATCCACCCAACCCACTGAGCAATCCCTTTACAAAAGGAACTCCAGGAGCTTGGCTTCCGAATCCGACCACCAACAGAAAGCCCACCCCAACGATACTGAAAATTACAGCAACATTGGCAGGTTCCCCGACTACAAGCTGCAACACGATGAAATACAGTGCCAGAATATCAATCAACCAACCGATATCAGCAATAAAACTCAGATTCTTTTCAGGAATCTTATGGATAACATTCATGACGCAAGCCAGCGAAAGTTGTACAGTCCCGATGATGAAACAGAATTTCATCACTTGATTCTGTGCCTCAACAGCAGACAACCCAAAGAGCTCAGGGTAGTTGGAGATGGAAGGAATAACCAACTTTTGCAAGAAGGGAATACTTTCCAAAATCGTTTTGGACCCGAACCATGTTCCCGTAAGGCTGCCCCAAATCAACGTTGCAACACTCAATACATAGATGAGCATCACCAACGTCGTTGCCTTCTTCTGCTTTGCATGCAAACCAATCGCCAAACCCAAGAATATCAACCCATACCCTGCATCACCGATGATCATTGCAAAGAAGAGCGTGAAGAAAAGCAAGAACCATGTGCTGATATCGTTCTCCCGATATCCAGGGACGGTACCCAAAATATCGAAAACAGGTTTGATGATCCCCACACCTTTCGCATACTTGATCAACGTCGGAGGAGTATCCTCGTCTGAAACATCATCGATCAAATAAGCCCATGCATGTGATTTTGCAAGTGAAGAGAACTTCTCAACCTCGCTTTCAGGCAGATAGCCATTAATCCAAGTAAGTTCCTGCTCTACCGTAAGCGACTGCCCAACACGTTCAAACCGCATAGCCATCTCGAGTTTCTTGGCTTGCAAGGTAAAGGCATCAAGATACACCGCCCCTTCCTTGAGGCTGTCCAGAGTCTGTGACAAGTGTTTCTCATCAGAAGCAAACCGCTTTTGCAAATAGCCAAGACCATATTCAGGAAGGAAGAACCGAGTAGCAGAGACTTCTGTAGGAAGTTCCATGCCAACGGTAGCTATCGCTTCCAGGCCGCCCACCGGAGCAAGCGATACATATGAAATGGATGGATCCAGCTTTTGCAAATCCTTCTTGGAAAGTGTATAGAAATAAAGCCGAATTCCCTGTTGGGCGAGAGAACGAACCTGTTCAGGATCAAAATCACCCCAAGAAATGAGACTCTCAATCTGGATTTTATCCTGAGCCATCTCTTCTTCAAGTTTCTTTTTCCGTTCCAACAGTCCCTGGTAACGCTCAATTACTTCTGCAAAGGCTTCTTCAGAAAGCGAACTCTGCTTCGGTTTGGTTTTCTTATCCTGCAAATCGGCAATGGAGGAGGCTAGCTGATTGACCAGATTATACGCCTTTTCCAATTCCTCAATTTTCTCATTGCGAACTTGCTGGGACTCGATATGCAAAAGGCCCGCTTTTCTCAAGTCTCTGAGCATGGACCGACCATTATGCGCCTGTACAATGATATAGGCTTTTTTCATTGGTACTATCATATCAGGCCCCCTGCACCAGTTTCTTCTTCGCAATCTTACCCCGGACAACAGCAGCAGTCTGCTGGTCTCCCAGGTAAATCCCGATGCGTTTGATATTCTCTTTCGCTTCGGGAATCTTCACTTTCTCAAACAGGTTGACCCGCTGACTGGTGGTTCTCAATTCTCTGCCCAACAACTTTATCTGTTGTTCCAACGTGGAAATCAGGGCATCGTACCGAGCACAGTCACGTAGACTTTCCAATCCTTTGTCGACCCACAGCGGATAATCCCTTAAATCATAAGAAATAGGGATAAAGGTCAACTCTTTGAATACAGGAATGGTAACCCCGGCAATGTTGCCCTTGTTACGGACCACCCGATCAACCTTCACCAGCTGTTCAACGTTATGGGCAGAACTGAATGCCGTATTCTCATGGTATACAGCTATCCAGATCTGCATATCCTGAACCAGCTTCTCCTGCTTCACTCTCAATGAAGCAACCTCAGCCTCAATCTGCCTGATAACCATCTGCAGCTGCTGTTTTTTCAGCTGCAGGGTTGGCAGATACCGCTGATATTGCTTCAACCGGTCTTTCTGCAGTTTTTGCTCGTTCTTCGTCAGTTTGACGGCCATGCCAGCTCCTTAGTCGTTCAACTTCTTCGGCCAGCGGCTGAGGATGAGGTCACTCTTCAGGCCGGTTTCATTCGGCTCGAAACACTGAGACAGAATCTCCCAACCCAGGTCCAAAGCCTGTTCAAGGGGAATATTCACACTCAAATCCATCAATTCAGTTTCAAACAAACGACCATACTTCAGTAGCTTGTCATCCCATTCAGTCATCATGAAGCCCATGGACTTTTTCTCTACCGATTCCTTGTAGGAGGCATAGAGCTTGATCATACCGTCCATAAGTGAGCGATGATCGTCACGGGTGTCCTTGTTGACCTGCTGCTTCAAGCGGCTGAGCGAGCCGAAGGGCTCGATGCGGCCACCCTTGAGGTAGTACTGACCTTCGGTAATGTACCCTGTATTATCAGGAACCGGATGGGTGACGTCATCACCAGGCATGGTTGTGACGGCCAGAATAGTAACTGAACCAGCACCCTCAAAATCTACAGCCTTCTCATAGCGGGAAGCCAATGAACTGTAGAGGTCTCCCGGGTATCCACGGTTGGAAGGAACCTGATCCATGGTGATCGCCATTTCCTTCATAGCATCAGCGAAGTTGGTCATATCGGTTAAGAGAACCAGAACCTTCTTACCATCGAGAGCAAACTTCTCAGCAACAGCCAGGGCCATATCCGGAACCAGCATACACTCTACGGTTGGGTCGCTTGCCGTATGAATGAACATAATGGTTCGGCTCATGGCACCACTGCTTTCCAAGGTATCCTTGAAGAACAGATAGTCATCATACTTGAGACCCATGCCACCGAGGACGATCAAATCTACCTCAGCCTGCATGGCTATACGAGCCAACAATTCATTGTACGGCTCACCGCTAACCGAGAAAATAGGCAATTTCTGGCTTTCGACCAACGTATTGAATACATCAATCATCGGGATACCGGTTCTGATCATGTTCCTAGGAATAATACGCTTGGCAGGATTGACCGCAGGTCCACCAATATCAATCATATTGTCGGATAACTTCGGACCATTGTCTCGTGGGGTACCAGTACCGTCAAATACTCTTCCCAAGAGGTTTTCTGTGTAGGAAACACGCATAGGAACACCAAGGAAGCGAACCTGGTCGCCGGTAGAAATTCCCTGGGCACCACTGAACACCTGCAGGGAAACCAGATCATTGTCGAGCTTGATTACATTGGCATAACTCTGAGTAGAACCAGTAGTAACAATGGCCAACTCACTGTTGCGCACACCCTTGGCACGCACGGTAATGACGTTTCCGACAATGGACTCAATTTTTGAATATACCTTTTGCATCTGCAACCCCTTAGATCAGCTTCTTGGCATCAGGATCAACAGCTACCTGCTTACCCTTGTAGAGAGTCTCAATCTCTTTCTCAATCTGTACAAACCGCTCACTCTTGAAAGGAACGTTGTTCCAGTCAAGAAAGTTTTGCCTGATGGTATTGAAGAATGAGCGAACTTGTTTCTTATCCTCCAAGGCAAATTCACTTGCCAATACCTTGAACAGCAAATCAAATAAATACTGTTGCCGTTCAATAGGGACGGAAGCATCTACCGGGTCGAAGGAGTTTTGCTGCAGATAACAAGCATCGATGAGTTCACTCTTCTGATAGACCGTATAGTCGGTAACAGAAGTACCTTCCTCACCGACGACTTTCATCATCTGGTTGATTTCACTTCCTCGGAAAAGTATGTGACGTGCATAAGCAACTTTTTCAGCTTTGATGACACCCGTATACTTCGACCAGGAAGAAAGCGGGTCAATGGCAGGATACTTGCGTGCATCGCTGCGCTCCCTGCTCAACCCGTGGAAAGCACCGACAACCTTCAGGGTCGCCTGGGTAACAGGTTCCTCAAAGTTACCGCCGGCAGGACTTACCGTTCCGCCGATGGTGATGGAACCAAGGCGGCCATCCTTAAGCCTTACTTTTCCTGCGCGTTCGTAGAATTCAGCAATTCTGCTCTCAAGGTATGCCGGGAAAGCTTCCTCTCCAGGAATCTCCTCAAGTCTTCCACTCATTTCACGCATAGCCTGTGCCCAACGGCTTGTTGAATCGGCAAGAAGCAGGATGTTCAGACCCATCTGGCGATAATACTCGGCCAAGGTTACTGCGGTATATACCGATGCTTCCCGGCTGGCTACCGGCATGGAAGATGTATTACAGATAATAATGGTTCGTTCCATCAACGAGCGGCCTGTCTTCGGGTCGGTCAGTTCAGGGAACTCTTTCAAAACCTCTACAACCTCACCGGCACGTTCACCGCAAGCAGCGATGATTACAATATCCACATCCGCATTACGGCTGGTCAAATGCTGCAAAACCGTCTTGCCTGCACCAAAAGGTCCGGGAGTACAATAGGTTCCGCCTTTTGCAACGGGAAGGAATGTATCAATGATCCTGATTTTGGTAACCAGGGTTTCATCAGGGCGAAGTCTCTCTTCATACAGCTTGATCGCTTTCTTGACCGGCCAGGTGAAGACCATGGAAAGTTCTTTCTTGTTGCCTTTGGGATCCTCGATGACACAGACAGTGTCTCGCACCCCATAGGTGCCTTTTTCCTTGATTGATACTACCTTGTAGGGAACTTCGGCAAGAGTAAACGGAACCATGATCTGATGGGTAAACAACCCTTCAGGAACCGTAGCGAAGGTATCACCGGGATACAAGGTGTCGCCAACCTGTACCGTTGGGGTAAAATCCCAGTCTTTCTTGGGGATTGCATCGAGGTAGACTCCACGCTGCAAAAAGAATCCGCACTGCTCGGCAAGCTGGGGAAGAGGATTCTGTAGACCGTCATAAATTTGTTGCAACAGGCCGGGACCAAGGGCAACACTGAGCATTTCATCGGTAAATTCAACACGATCACCTACGGTAATACCATTGGTCATCTCAAACACCTGCAAGGCTGCGGTATTTCCATTGATTCGGATGACTTCACCCTTGAGGCGGTCTGAACCGACTTGAATATACCCTACTTCATTCTTGGAGATGGCGCTGTCGAACTCGACTGTTACCATGTTTCCATTGACGCCCAGTACACGCCCACTTGTATTTGCCATATCAAACTCCACTAATTGTTCTCTATTTCAGTTTGAATATTGGAGAAGAGACGCTTGAACTCGGCATTTCCCTCCTCACGGGTAAAGAGACTCTTGCGCTCCAACAGTTTCAGCTTCAGAGCAAAACTTATAAGAGCCTCTATATCAAATGTATGCAAGGTTGCAAGCTCATCCAAAAATTTCCAAAGCAAGGCAAGCAAAAGCAACTCTGCTTCCAGCACATTTTCTTGGGCAAGAGCCTGACGAACCGTATCACTAATTCTTCCTTCCTTGTCTGCATCATTTTTATAGACAGGGTCGGAAAGAGACAGTTTTCGACTTCGCTGTTCAACCAGCTCCTTGTTCACCATTGTTTCAAAGTGTTGATAGGACTTCAAAAATGGGTGGGAAGCCTGTTCCCCACTCAACGCTTTGCAAAGCAGTTGATAGTGCTTTTCACTAACCTGTTCCTTGCAAAGGGAGAGGAAGCTTTTGGTGGAAAACATAAGCGGGCCATCCAAGCGGAGCGTTGGCAAGGTCGCCACCAAATAATAGTAGGAAGCCACTGTGTCTCCTTACTTCGCCGAACTGAAGACGATTGTTTCGATTGCAGGAGAAAGGAACGGCTTAAGTAGCGCTGCTGTCTCATCTGCACTGAAATTATAGAATGAAGCACCATTCTTTTCTGCGATCCTGAAGCCCGAAGCAAGTGAAGGAATTGCCTTAATCTCAAGTCCCTGTTTGATAGCTGAGCTCAATTCAGCAGAAAGATTCTTGGCAAATTTCTCAAAGTCCTTTTGTCCAAGCTGCACTTCATGGTTCTTGACATCACCTAGTGATGCAACAACATTGCCGATCAGTGTTATCAAATCGTTGGAGGTATAGGCCTTTTCAACCTGTTCAACCAACAATCTGTCAAGCTGTGTGCTGATAGCTTTCTTCAAGGAGAGCTGCACATCACGGCTGGCCTGTTGCAGACTCGACCGAGCACTCTGGTCTCGGGTATCCATCTCCCTTTGGGCTTTCTCCAGCAAGGAGGCTGCTTCTTTTTTTGCCTCTCTGATCAAATCTTCGGCCTGGGCCTTCGCATCAGCAATAATTTGGGCAGCCTCTTTTTGGGCAACCTCAATACCATCCTTGCGGATGGAAGCAACCAAATCTTGAATTTGTTGAGCCATCTGATTTCCTACCTTCTACTGTGAGCATAATGATACGAGATAACGCTGACTTGTGCAATCAAAGGAAAGCCCGTACCTTCAGGACAAACTCCGCCAATTATCTAGCAATGATACAGAAAATTCAACCTATTTCGAAATAACTTATAAAAGTTCTTCATCAATTGCTGAAAATCCTCGGTATACCGTTAAAAGCACTGCACCAAAAAGGTATAGGTTTGCATACATGGCATCCATTTGGTAGGATGCACCCATGTTATTGAATGAACGATACTCCCATCTCTTCACCAATCAGAAAGTACGTGGCTTGATCCGTATCAAGAACATGCAGAACAATAAAATCCTGCTTGTCCCTAGCGAGGACATCGCCTCTGACATCCAGCGTATCCGCTTCGCTCTGGATTTAGGAACCTATGAACATGCTGTTCTCCAAAAAGAGTACGAAACTATCGGCCTTGAACTTTTTAGCATTGACGCCTACATCCATGCAACAGCAGAAGAAGATTTGGCAGCCTTGCTTTCTGAACATATAAAACAATGTATAGCACAAGCAAAGCCGATGTATTGAAGCAAAAGAGTATGCATTGAACCTGCCTCTCTAGGAGGCGGCAGATGTTTTACTACCTGGTATTGAGAACACAACAGAATTTGTTCAGCACAGAGAAGGATGCGTTTCATCTCCTGCAAGCCTGTCAACATAAGCTGACTGCGTGTGACTGTATTCTGATAGACTACCTATTGCTGCCGCATTCGCTGCAGCTTATCGTACAAGGCACCATTACGTGTTGCCGGACCAATGCATATTCCATTGACCAGATCGAGGAGCACCAACTCCTCTCATTTTTTGGAAAGGTTGGGAAACTTGGGAAAAACTATCCATTCTGCGGAACCTACGAACTCTACCATTGCAGCAATTGTTATGCAGCATTAGGAAAGGCAGGATCTTGTGCCCTGCCCTTTCCGCTGTCCGTTATTCTGAAAGTTAAACGCCGGCAATCAAGCAAGAGCCTGCTGGCGATCGTGGGCGATGAGATTGCGTAGACCTTGCACCGTTACCCGAATGGCATCCTCAGTATCATGCAACTTCGGATTATCCATACCAAGTATTTCTCGCTCCTGGTTCCCTACTACGGAAAAGGCACTGCCGCATCGCGCTCCTAGGCGGGCTGCAACCACAAAGAGTGCGGCACTTTCCATTTCGCTGGCCAATACACCCAAGCGTTTCCATGCTTCCCATTTGTTGAGCAGCTCGTAGCTGACCGGCATAATGGAGGGGTCATGCTGCCCATAAAAGGAATCCTTGCACTGCACCACCCCGATATGACTTCGCTTTCCCAACTGTTTGGCGGCTTCAGATAAAGCCTGCACCACCTCGAAAGAGGCTACAGCAGGAAATTCTATGGGGGCGTATTCACGACTGGTTCCTTCCATGCGTACAGCTGCAGTTGCAATAACCACATCGCCGCCCATGACCGGAAGAGCGATTCCTCCACACGTACCCATACGGATGAAGGTATCGCT contains the following coding sequences:
- a CDS encoding YhcH/YjgK/YiaL family protein, with product MIHDKLANLMYYAPILEHIDQINEVLATPYEVGTYQIGRLSFEVAEYVPSSFSGVFKAHDWATTLVIMLEGSELFALTYAERSKGAPKDDGGWITVEDSPIQTVVTAKEGMFTAFMPHEPYALGIAKENSLSRVKRIIILLEPSYNALQM
- a CDS encoding V-type ATP synthase subunit B, which gives rise to MQKVYSKIESIVGNVITVRAKGVRNSELAIVTTGSTQSYANVIKLDNDLVSLQVFSGAQGISTGDQVRFLGVPMRVSYTENLLGRVFDGTGTPRDNGPKLSDNMIDIGGPAVNPAKRIIPRNMIRTGIPMIDVFNTLVESQKLPIFSVSGEPYNELLARIAMQAEVDLIVLGGMGLKYDDYLFFKDTLESSGAMSRTIMFIHTASDPTVECMLVPDMALAVAEKFALDGKKVLVLLTDMTNFADAMKEMAITMDQVPSNRGYPGDLYSSLASRYEKAVDFEGAGSVTILAVTTMPGDDVTHPVPDNTGYITEGQYYLKGGRIEPFGSLSRLKQQVNKDTRDDHRSLMDGMIKLYASYKESVEKKSMGFMMTEWDDKLLKYGRLFETELMDLSVNIPLEQALDLGWEILSQCFEPNETGLKSDLILSRWPKKLND
- a CDS encoding V-type ATP synthase subunit D, which translates into the protein MAVKLTKNEQKLQKDRLKQYQRYLPTLQLKKQQLQMVIRQIEAEVASLRVKQEKLVQDMQIWIAVYHENTAFSSAHNVEQLVKVDRVVRNKGNIAGVTIPVFKELTFIPISYDLRDYPLWVDKGLESLRDCARYDALISTLEQQIKLLGRELRTTSQRVNLFEKVKIPEAKENIKRIGIYLGDQQTAAVVRGKIAKKKLVQGA
- a CDS encoding V-type ATP synthase subunit I, with protein sequence MKKAYIIVQAHNGRSMLRDLRKAGLLHIESQQVRNEKIEELEKAYNLVNQLASSIADLQDKKTKPKQSSLSEEAFAEVIERYQGLLERKKKLEEEMAQDKIQIESLISWGDFDPEQVRSLAQQGIRLYFYTLSKKDLQKLDPSISYVSLAPVGGLEAIATVGMELPTEVSATRFFLPEYGLGYLQKRFASDEKHLSQTLDSLKEGAVYLDAFTLQAKKLEMAMRFERVGQSLTVEQELTWINGYLPESEVEKFSSLAKSHAWAYLIDDVSDEDTPPTLIKYAKGVGIIKPVFDILGTVPGYRENDISTWFLLFFTLFFAMIIGDAGYGLIFLGLAIGLHAKQKKATTLVMLIYVLSVATLIWGSLTGTWFGSKTILESIPFLQKLVIPSISNYPELFGLSAVEAQNQVMKFCFIIGTVQLSLACVMNVIHKIPEKNLSFIADIGWLIDILALYFIVLQLVVGEPANVAVIFSIVGVGFLLVVGFGSQAPGVPFVKGLLSGLGGFFTTFLNTISAFSNIMSYIRLFAVGMASVAIAQSFNSMASGMLDGWAFIAGVLILVIGHSLNLVMGLLSVVVHGVRLNLLEFSGQLGMEWTGIAYEPFAQTVEEN
- a CDS encoding ATP synthase subunit E; translated protein: MAQQIQDLVASIRKDGIEVAQKEAAQIIADAKAQAEDLIREAKKEAASLLEKAQREMDTRDQSARSSLQQASRDVQLSLKKAISTQLDRLLVEQVEKAYTSNDLITLIGNVVASLGDVKNHEVQLGQKDFEKFAKNLSAELSSAIKQGLEIKAIPSLASGFRIAEKNGASFYNFSADETAALLKPFLSPAIETIVFSSAK
- a CDS encoding ATP synthase subunit K (produces ATP from ADP in the presence of a proton gradient across the membrane; the K subunit is a nonenzymatic component which binds the dimeric form by interacting with the G and E subunits), with product MANLEFIGMACALALSALGSGLGAGAAAQAAVGGWKKCYANGKPAPFIMVAFAGAPLTQTIYGFLLMNFISAAIAAGAASTLALGVGVFGGLAIGLSAWMQGKVSANACDALAETGKGTANYFIVIGIVETVALFTLVFSLLALQ
- a CDS encoding methylated-DNA--[protein]-cysteine S-methyltransferase; protein product: MQYETTYQSPLGPLHLRCNGTHITELSFSTKNENLPKEHTVLDEACLQLNEYFQGNRKVFELPLLIEGTPFQKQVYDALLSIPYGQTTSYEAIACKIGNPKACRAVGMANNRNRIALLVPCHRVVGKNGSLVGYAGGLDKKEWLLAFERNNC
- a CDS encoding V-type ATP synthase subunit A translates to MANTSGRVLGVNGNMVTVEFDSAISKNEVGYIQVGSDRLKGEVIRINGNTAALQVFEMTNGITVGDRVEFTDEMLSVALGPGLLQQIYDGLQNPLPQLAEQCGFFLQRGVYLDAIPKKDWDFTPTVQVGDTLYPGDTFATVPEGLFTHQIMVPFTLAEVPYKVVSIKEKGTYGVRDTVCVIEDPKGNKKELSMVFTWPVKKAIKLYEERLRPDETLVTKIRIIDTFLPVAKGGTYCTPGPFGAGKTVLQHLTSRNADVDIVIIAACGERAGEVVEVLKEFPELTDPKTGRSLMERTIIICNTSSMPVASREASVYTAVTLAEYYRQMGLNILLLADSTSRWAQAMREMSGRLEEIPGEEAFPAYLESRIAEFYERAGKVRLKDGRLGSITIGGTVSPAGGNFEEPVTQATLKVVGAFHGLSRERSDARKYPAIDPLSSWSKYTGVIKAEKVAYARHILFRGSEINQMMKVVGEEGTSVTDYTVYQKSELIDACYLQQNSFDPVDASVPIERQQYLFDLLFKVLASEFALEDKKQVRSFFNTIRQNFLDWNNVPFKSERFVQIEKEIETLYKGKQVAVDPDAKKLI
- the ispG gene encoding flavodoxin-dependent (E)-4-hydroxy-3-methylbut-2-enyl-diphosphate synthase — its product is MTGDHQVMIGGKVLGRGFPILIQTMYDSALPKDIEALDELLRRIGKLNAMGCDIIRFSYPSPDDHESFSYICKRSPIPVVADIHFDYALALDAITCGCQKIRINPGNIGARWKVDEVVKSAKDHNVAIRIGLNSGSLPKGNDPVPQLMCNTALTYLSWFEQMNFTNTVVSLKASDGDVTMEANRLFAAQSEYPLHLGVTEAGSVVSAITRSTWALGQLLNEGIGNTIRISITGDIETEVQAGAELLRTLGLRKKGIRIVSCPRCGRHSFDSQGFLQSIESELLTIDKDLTVAIMGCQVNGPGEAKSADLAITGIGNSIFLYEKGTLVKKVTQQQAKAALLEAIEHAE
- a CDS encoding DUF2764 family protein; its protein translation is MASYYYLVATLPTLRLDGPLMFSTKSFLSLCKEQVSEKHYQLLCKALSGEQASHPFLKSYQHFETMVNKELVEQRSRKLSLSDPVYKNDADKEGRISDTVRQALAQENVLEAELLLLALLWKFLDELATLHTFDIEALISFALKLKLLERKSLFTREEGNAEFKRLFSNIQTEIENN